One part of the Acinetobacter sp. XS-4 genome encodes these proteins:
- a CDS encoding YciI family protein: protein MIVVTLTYKKPLVEVDAVLKEHIAFLDHYYEQKKFLASGRRENRAGGVILVLSSSVQEAEEIMKNDPFYIHDVADYDFMWFEPSKSLEEIKAFV from the coding sequence ACCATTAGTCGAAGTTGATGCAGTACTAAAAGAGCATATTGCATTTCTAGATCATTACTATGAGCAAAAGAAGTTTCTAGCATCAGGACGTCGAGAAAATAGAGCGGGTGGGGTGATTTTAGTTCTAAGTTCTTCGGTTCAAGAAGCTGAAGAAATCATGAAAAATGATCCGTTTTATATTCATGATGTAGCTGATTATGATTTTATGTGGTTTGAGCCATCGAAAAGTTTAGAAGAAATTAAAGCGTTTGTTTGA
- the glyS gene encoding glycine--tRNA ligase subunit beta, which yields MSKHTVLFELGCEELPPKSLKTLRDALQAETVKGLKDAGLNFASIEAYAAPRRLALRIVDIDAAQADTQKRFDGPAVQAAYDAEGKPTKALEGFMRGQGITVDQLSTFQAGKVEKVCYLKDVKGQSLDALLPQILQTALDNLPIAKRMRSAASRTEFVRPVKWVLLLKDDQIVDATIQDHKAGNVTYGHRFHAPEAVTLAHANDYLAALEKAYVVANFEKRQATIQEQVKKLADEVNATAIVPADLLDEVTSLVEWPVALRANFEERFLAVPQEALITTMQDNQKYFCLINSEGKLQPYFITVSNIESKDPIQIIEGNEKVVRPRLSDAEFFFLQDQKQPLASRKEKLANMVFQAQLGTLWDKSTRIAKLAVALSPITGANPADAEKAALLAKCDLTSELVGEFPELQGIAGTYYARIEGENTEVSEALGEQYLPKFAGDVLPKTKTGTTIALADRLDTLVGIFGIGQAPTGSKDPFALRRSAIGILRLIIENELDVTIEELVNLALQGYGNIVKDHDKTRTDAVSFLEGRYRAKYEDQGVAVDVLQAVQALAPKSPLDFDKRVNAVNHFRALPEAAALAAANKRVANILAKEAAPEGSVVEANLVEDAEKALFAELQAVTPAVEPLLAAKDYTAALSKLAALRAPIDAFFDGVMVMADDADLKANRLRLLAQLRNLFTAVADVSVLQG from the coding sequence ATGAGCAAACATACTGTTTTATTCGAACTTGGCTGTGAAGAACTTCCACCAAAAAGCTTGAAAACTTTACGTGATGCATTACAGGCAGAAACGGTAAAAGGCTTAAAAGATGCGGGCTTAAACTTCGCATCAATTGAAGCTTATGCAGCTCCACGTCGTTTAGCACTTAGAATTGTTGACATCGATGCTGCTCAAGCAGACACACAAAAACGTTTTGACGGCCCTGCAGTTCAAGCAGCTTACGATGCAGAAGGCAAACCGACTAAAGCACTTGAAGGCTTTATGCGTGGTCAAGGCATTACTGTTGATCAGCTTTCTACTTTCCAAGCAGGTAAAGTTGAAAAAGTTTGCTATTTAAAAGATGTGAAAGGACAAAGCCTTGACGCTTTACTTCCACAGATTTTACAAACTGCATTAGACAATTTACCAATTGCTAAGCGCATGCGTTCTGCTGCAAGCCGTACCGAATTTGTACGTCCAGTGAAATGGGTTCTCTTACTCAAAGATGACCAAATTGTTGACGCAACTATTCAAGATCATAAAGCTGGCAATGTGACTTATGGTCATCGTTTCCATGCACCTGAAGCTGTGACGTTAGCGCATGCAAATGACTACTTAGCTGCTTTAGAAAAAGCTTACGTTGTTGCGAACTTTGAAAAACGTCAAGCAACCATTCAAGAACAAGTGAAAAAGTTAGCTGATGAAGTTAACGCGACTGCAATTGTTCCAGCTGACTTACTTGATGAAGTAACAAGCCTCGTTGAATGGCCAGTTGCTCTTCGTGCAAACTTTGAAGAGCGCTTCCTTGCTGTTCCTCAAGAAGCACTCATTACGACAATGCAAGACAACCAGAAATATTTCTGCTTGATCAATAGCGAAGGTAAATTACAGCCTTACTTCATTACTGTTTCAAATATTGAGTCTAAAGATCCGATTCAAATTATTGAAGGTAATGAAAAAGTTGTTCGCCCGCGTTTATCTGATGCTGAATTCTTCTTCTTACAAGATCAAAAGCAACCGCTTGCATCTCGTAAAGAAAAACTAGCAAATATGGTATTCCAAGCACAGCTTGGTACGCTTTGGGACAAATCAACACGTATTGCTAAACTTGCTGTTGCGTTGTCTCCAATTACTGGTGCAAACCCAGCAGATGCAGAAAAAGCGGCATTACTTGCTAAATGCGACTTAACCTCAGAGCTTGTTGGTGAGTTCCCAGAACTTCAAGGTATTGCAGGTACTTACTATGCACGCATTGAAGGCGAAAACACTGAAGTTTCAGAAGCTTTAGGCGAGCAATATTTACCAAAATTTGCTGGTGATGTTTTACCAAAAACCAAAACAGGTACAACGATTGCTCTAGCTGACCGTTTAGATACGCTCGTTGGTATTTTTGGTATTGGACAAGCGCCAACAGGTTCTAAAGATCCGTTTGCACTTCGTCGTTCAGCAATTGGTATCTTACGTTTAATCATTGAAAATGAATTAGATGTAACGATTGAAGAGTTAGTAAATCTTGCACTTCAAGGTTATGGCAACATCGTTAAAGATCACGACAAGACTCGTACTGATGCTGTTTCATTCTTGGAAGGTCGTTACCGTGCCAAGTATGAAGACCAAGGTGTTGCTGTTGACGTACTTCAAGCAGTTCAAGCACTTGCACCAAAATCTCCACTTGATTTTGATAAGCGTGTAAATGCTGTAAACCACTTCCGCGCATTACCTGAAGCTGCCGCACTTGCTGCTGCAAACAAGCGTGTTGCTAACATTCTTGCAAAAGAAGCTGCACCAGAAGGTTCTGTAGTCGAAGCGAACTTGGTTGAAGATGCTGAAAAAGCATTATTTGCCGAGCTTCAAGCAGTTACCCCTGCTGTTGAACCATTACTTGCAGCAAAAGACTACACAGCTGCTCTTTCTAAGCTTGCAGCACTTCGCGCGCCGATTGATGCATTCTTTGATGGCGTAATGGTAATGGCAGATGATGCTGACCTGAAGGCAAACCGTTTACGTTTATTGGCTCAGTTGCGTAACTTGTTTACCGCTGTGGCTGATGTGAGTGTGTTGCAGGGTTAA
- the glyQ gene encoding glycine--tRNA ligase subunit alpha, whose amino-acid sequence MSRAISHIDTFQGLILALQNYWAEQGCVVLQPYDMEMGAGTFHTATFLRALGPETWNAAYVQPSRRPKDGRYGENPNRLQHYYQFQVVLKPNPDNIQQLYLDSLKAIGIDTLTHDIRFVEDNWESPTLGAWGLGWEVWLNGMEVTQFTYFQQVGGVECYPVTGEITYGLERLAMYLQGVDSVYDLVWTKGQFGTVTYGDVFHQNEVEQSTYNFEYAPVEKLFELFDFYESEANRLIEAKLSLPAYEQVVKASHTFNLLDARGAISVTERQRYILRVRTLARAIAQSYVQARAELGFPMAEPHLRDEVLAQLKAQAESEAAKAEKN is encoded by the coding sequence ATGAGTCGCGCCATCTCGCACATTGATACATTTCAGGGTTTAATTCTTGCCCTACAAAACTATTGGGCCGAACAAGGCTGCGTCGTACTACAACCGTACGACATGGAAATGGGCGCTGGAACATTCCACACCGCAACATTCTTACGTGCTTTAGGGCCTGAAACTTGGAATGCTGCATACGTTCAACCTTCACGTCGTCCAAAAGATGGCCGCTACGGTGAAAACCCGAACCGTTTGCAACACTACTACCAGTTCCAAGTGGTACTTAAGCCAAATCCAGACAACATCCAACAGCTTTATCTCGATTCTTTAAAAGCAATCGGGATTGATACGCTTACTCACGACATCCGCTTCGTAGAAGACAACTGGGAATCTCCGACGCTTGGGGCTTGGGGCTTAGGTTGGGAAGTTTGGCTTAACGGTATGGAAGTGACTCAGTTTACTTACTTCCAACAAGTCGGTGGTGTTGAATGTTACCCAGTAACAGGCGAAATCACTTACGGTTTAGAACGTCTTGCGATGTACCTTCAAGGCGTTGACTCGGTTTATGACCTTGTTTGGACCAAAGGCCAATTTGGTACTGTGACTTACGGCGACGTATTCCATCAAAATGAAGTTGAGCAATCGACTTATAACTTTGAATACGCTCCAGTTGAAAAACTATTCGAACTGTTTGATTTTTACGAATCAGAAGCAAACCGTTTAATTGAAGCAAAACTTTCTCTTCCTGCTTATGAGCAAGTTGTTAAAGCATCTCATACCTTTAACTTGCTTGATGCACGTGGCGCAATTTCCGTGACTGAGCGTCAGCGCTACATTTTACGCGTACGTACTTTGGCACGCGCAATTGCACAAAGTTATGTACAAGCACGTGCAGAGCTTGGCTTCCCAATGGCAGAACCACACTTACGTGATGAAGTATTGGCACAGCTAAAAGCACAAGCTGAAAGTGAAGCAGCAAAGGCGGAGAAAAACTAA
- a CDS encoding tetratricopeptide repeat protein, which yields MNLKKYYFGILILFLGFIGFYYLKNNWIYYSAKYNYNFNELNADELNNYAALLYYKNRNDWIRSKEGGEATEAKKALEIEKLFQQAAEQGSALAKLNLTTLYYRKEDLSTFVPKMFKLSEEAAQAGNADAQFRVGTFYHLGYGVDTDYKKAMYWYTKAAEQGNPAGMNNIGVLYQQGLGVTENGKVSTEWYIKAANLGYADGQENMFQNYYSGLNGLPQDKEEAMKWRDMCSYRTEEIPIQPVYNIDLKVDETYPNTCKNQ from the coding sequence ATGAATTTGAAAAAATATTATTTTGGAATTTTAATATTATTTTTAGGCTTTATTGGTTTTTACTACTTAAAGAATAATTGGATTTATTATTCAGCTAAATATAATTACAATTTCAATGAGTTAAATGCAGATGAGCTGAATAATTATGCTGCATTATTATATTATAAAAATAGAAATGATTGGATTCGAAGTAAAGAGGGTGGTGAGGCCACTGAAGCAAAAAAAGCCTTAGAAATTGAAAAGCTCTTTCAACAAGCGGCTGAACAAGGGAGTGCTTTAGCTAAATTGAATTTGACTACGCTTTATTATCGGAAAGAAGACTTAAGTACTTTTGTACCTAAGATGTTCAAACTATCTGAAGAGGCAGCGCAAGCAGGCAATGCAGATGCTCAGTTCAGGGTAGGTACGTTTTATCATCTAGGTTATGGTGTAGATACAGATTATAAAAAAGCAATGTATTGGTATACAAAAGCTGCTGAGCAAGGTAATCCAGCAGGAATGAATAATATAGGGGTTCTTTATCAACAAGGGTTAGGCGTAACAGAAAATGGTAAGGTTTCAACAGAGTGGTATATTAAAGCCGCCAATCTTGGTTATGCGGATGGTCAAGAAAATATGTTTCAAAATTATTATTCTGGGTTAAATGGGCTACCTCAGGATAAAGAGGAAGCAATGAAATGGCGTGATATGTGCTCTTACCGTACAGAGGAGATACCAATACAACCAGTTTATAATATTGATCTTAAAGTTGATGAAACCTATCCGAATACCTGTAAAAATCAGTAA
- a CDS encoding lysozyme inhibitor LprI family protein: MLKFCCKLIVLSSLFCSTWLYAQTETDEQDEYNQCVDQTIKEMQLESINNMVVHSCSEKAKKTYEEKIVALIDQIRTQSEEYKQPKCYQDILKSQRLWKAYVDQECSNAGSYIGSPMYSYCPMQEYAARVKQLEEYVN; encoded by the coding sequence ATGCTGAAATTTTGCTGCAAACTCATTGTTTTATCCAGTCTTTTTTGTAGTACATGGCTTTATGCGCAGACCGAAACTGATGAGCAAGATGAATATAATCAATGTGTAGACCAGACCATTAAGGAAATGCAGCTTGAAAGCATTAATAACATGGTCGTGCATAGCTGTTCTGAAAAAGCTAAAAAGACTTATGAAGAAAAAATTGTGGCTCTCATTGATCAAATTCGTACACAAAGCGAAGAATACAAACAGCCAAAATGTTACCAAGATATTTTAAAATCTCAGCGACTTTGGAAAGCTTATGTAGATCAGGAATGTAGTAATGCAGGCTCATATATTGGCTCGCCGATGTATTCATATTGCCCAATGCAAGAGTATGCAGCGCGTGTAAAGCAACTTGAAGAGTACGTTAATTAA
- a CDS encoding putative DNA modification/repair radical SAM protein, with product MSDRIREKLQILADAAKYDVSCSSSGSDRKNKDKGLGDASHSGICHSYTEDGRCVSLLKILFSNVCIFDCAYCVSRRSNDVQRAAFTVQEVVDLTINFYRRNYIEGLFLSSGIFKSADHTMERMLQVVKKLRLEENFNGYIHLKTIPGASPELIHEAGLYADRMSINLEMPTEVGLKTFAPEKSHQEVQKDLGLVRDRLIQLKDERQIIKHVPKYVPAGQTTQMVVGAHQESDQDVLFMADKHYKEFKLKRVYFSGYIPINTENNYLPAVGSAPPLLRENRLYQSDWLMRFYGFQVNEIVNEKHPNLDLDVDPKLSWALRHPEQFPVDLNLADYQMILRVPGIGVKSAKKIVQARRFGKIHIDLLKKLGVAYQRAKFFIRCEDSPKFQKELSSGYIRQQILTQGSSKYGQQLSPQLSLGF from the coding sequence ATGTCTGATCGCATTCGAGAAAAATTACAGATTCTTGCTGATGCTGCTAAATATGATGTGTCTTGTTCATCAAGTGGCAGTGACCGTAAAAATAAAGATAAAGGCCTAGGCGATGCCAGCCATTCAGGTATTTGCCATAGCTATACCGAAGATGGCCGCTGTGTGTCTCTCTTAAAAATTCTATTTAGTAATGTGTGTATTTTTGACTGCGCCTATTGCGTTTCACGTCGTTCTAATGACGTTCAGCGTGCGGCATTTACGGTACAAGAGGTCGTAGACTTAACCATTAATTTTTACCGTCGTAATTATATCGAAGGTTTATTTTTAAGCTCGGGCATTTTTAAATCTGCGGATCATACGATGGAACGCATGCTTCAAGTCGTAAAGAAGCTGCGCCTTGAAGAAAATTTTAATGGCTATATTCATCTAAAAACTATTCCGGGGGCATCGCCTGAGCTTATCCATGAAGCAGGTTTATATGCTGACCGTATGAGTATTAATTTAGAGATGCCGACCGAGGTTGGCCTAAAAACTTTTGCACCAGAAAAATCACATCAGGAAGTGCAAAAAGATTTAGGTTTAGTCCGTGACAGGCTCATTCAGCTTAAAGATGAGCGACAAATCATTAAGCATGTGCCGAAATATGTGCCAGCAGGGCAGACCACCCAAATGGTAGTGGGCGCTCATCAAGAGTCAGACCAAGATGTCTTGTTTATGGCGGACAAGCACTATAAAGAATTTAAGCTCAAACGCGTTTATTTTTCGGGTTATATTCCAATTAATACCGAAAATAATTACTTGCCCGCAGTGGGTTCTGCACCGCCATTATTGCGAGAAAACCGACTCTATCAAAGCGATTGGCTGATGCGTTTTTACGGTTTTCAGGTCAATGAAATCGTCAATGAAAAACACCCAAACTTAGATCTTGATGTAGACCCGAAATTAAGCTGGGCTTTAAGGCATCCTGAACAGTTTCCAGTAGATTTAAATCTTGCTGATTATCAAATGATTTTACGTGTGCCCGGTATTGGGGTGAAATCGGCGAAGAAAATTGTGCAGGCTCGCCGTTTTGGAAAAATTCATATCGATTTACTTAAAAAGTTAGGCGTGGCTTACCAGCGTGCAAAATTCTTTATTCGCTGTGAAGACAGTCCGAAATTCCAAAAAGAATTATCTTCTGGCTACATTCGGCAGCAGATTTTAACGCAGGGATCTTCGAAATATGGGCAGCAACTCTCGCCACAATTAAGCCTTGGGTTTTAG
- a CDS encoding TIGR03915 family putative DNA repair protein, with protein sequence MFNNEVAYYFDGSMVGLLSCVFRAFQFKELQVRLCLNDMAQHGLFADKIEVSNNEQHAERVWSALQKKLSSSSLKQFYFAYLSESLDAYQHLFNYCIYVFTSHSSVEKDYLHPSVLAISQWTKKVGREKHRMEAFIRFKKTKDELFLSLVRPDFNVLPLIQPHFKRRYQDQRWLIYDEKRKLGLYYDLREMHEVLLEASKVDRNLKNGMSQSFQLELDEQEVLYDQLWKDYFNSVNITERQNIKLHVQYLPKRYWRYLNEKLMEY encoded by the coding sequence ATGTTTAATAATGAAGTGGCTTACTACTTTGATGGTTCAATGGTTGGGCTACTGAGCTGTGTTTTTCGTGCATTTCAATTTAAAGAATTACAGGTCAGGCTTTGTTTGAATGATATGGCTCAACATGGTTTATTTGCCGATAAAATTGAGGTTTCAAATAACGAGCAACACGCCGAGCGTGTTTGGTCTGCACTACAAAAAAAGCTTTCATCTTCTTCGTTAAAACAATTTTATTTTGCTTATTTATCTGAATCTTTAGATGCTTATCAACACTTATTTAACTACTGTATTTATGTGTTTACTAGTCATTCATCAGTAGAAAAAGATTATTTGCACCCAAGTGTTTTAGCAATTTCACAGTGGACGAAAAAGGTCGGGCGAGAGAAGCATCGAATGGAAGCTTTTATTCGGTTTAAGAAAACCAAAGATGAGCTTTTTTTGAGTTTAGTTCGTCCTGATTTTAATGTTTTACCGCTTATTCAGCCGCATTTTAAACGGCGTTATCAAGATCAACGTTGGCTCATTTATGATGAGAAACGTAAATTGGGGCTATATTATGACTTGCGAGAAATGCATGAAGTTTTGCTCGAAGCCTCGAAAGTTGACCGTAATTTAAAAAATGGAATGAGTCAAAGCTTTCAACTTGAACTAGATGAGCAGGAAGTTTTGTATGACCAACTTTGGAAAGATTATTTTAACAGCGTTAATATTACTGAACGCCAGAATATAAAACTTCATGTGCAATATTTACCAAAACGTTACTGGCGTTACTTAAATGAAAAATTGATGGAATATTAA
- a CDS encoding HPP family protein, whose amino-acid sequence MSVIQREWLQILKPNFKVLPLKERLLCGIGALCGLAISSLISWYVLGGINAWYIAPMGASSVLLFAVPTSPLAQPWNVIVGNTLAGIIGVACAQWIPDLTTAFSVAVGLAIFLMMTTDSLHPPSGAVAITAVLGGAAIHKLGFYFIFYPVLLNSLLLLGFAVFFNRLIGRHYPVTAHLNDRSKDPTPTQKVSIQPKDIEYALGHHTELLDISQYDLEKIILEAQEHANERIVNQYTCQDIMSRDVLKLHEDDDIHQALDKFKQVNLMSLPVVNAENHLVGTLALYEVVEWFKGAADPRNSWQHYVKQIMSHRVVTVLPTQPIQDLVPYFVEKSFNYIPVVEERKLIGMISRADMIAALQQQLNRKL is encoded by the coding sequence GTGAGTGTTATACAGCGAGAATGGTTACAGATTTTAAAGCCGAATTTTAAGGTTTTACCTTTAAAAGAGAGGTTGCTTTGCGGCATTGGAGCGTTGTGTGGTTTAGCAATTTCTTCCTTAATTAGCTGGTATGTTCTGGGTGGAATTAATGCTTGGTATATCGCCCCAATGGGCGCCTCATCTGTTCTATTGTTTGCTGTGCCGACCAGTCCCTTGGCTCAACCATGGAATGTGATTGTTGGTAATACCTTAGCTGGAATTATTGGTGTTGCCTGTGCGCAGTGGATTCCTGATTTAACCACGGCTTTTAGTGTGGCTGTTGGACTTGCCATATTTTTAATGATGACCACCGACTCTTTGCATCCACCAAGTGGCGCTGTAGCCATAACGGCGGTATTAGGTGGGGCGGCAATTCATAAATTAGGCTTTTATTTTATTTTTTATCCAGTTTTACTCAACTCGCTTCTTTTACTCGGTTTCGCCGTCTTTTTTAATAGATTAATTGGGCGGCATTATCCGGTTACTGCTCATCTTAATGACCGTAGTAAAGATCCTACACCGACTCAAAAAGTATCAATTCAGCCGAAAGATATTGAGTACGCATTAGGGCATCACACTGAGCTTTTAGATATTAGTCAGTACGACTTAGAAAAGATCATTTTAGAAGCTCAAGAACATGCCAATGAACGAATAGTCAATCAATATACCTGTCAGGATATTATGAGCCGTGATGTCCTCAAACTACATGAAGATGATGATATTCATCAGGCACTAGATAAGTTTAAACAAGTGAACTTGATGAGCCTACCTGTTGTAAATGCAGAAAACCATTTGGTGGGAACTTTAGCGTTATATGAAGTCGTAGAGTGGTTTAAAGGTGCAGCCGACCCACGAAACTCTTGGCAGCACTATGTAAAACAAATTATGAGTCATCGAGTGGTCACGGTACTGCCAACACAACCTATTCAAGATCTGGTGCCGTATTTTGTGGAAAAATCGTTTAACTATATTCCAGTGGTTGAAGAGCGGAAACTTATTGGAATGATTAGCCGAGCAGATATGATTGCTGCATTACAACAACAGTTAAATCGAAAGCTATAA
- a CDS encoding PspC domain-containing protein, with protein MASSGLYRSNRHSMIAGVMGGIAERFGWNVTLLRIIFVVISVMSAAFPGILVYLVLWLVIPKKQPEHIEGYSSSVRTVNEERVR; from the coding sequence ATGGCCAGTTCTGGTTTATATCGCTCGAACCGACACAGCATGATCGCCGGTGTAATGGGTGGTATTGCTGAACGTTTTGGTTGGAACGTGACTTTATTACGCATCATTTTTGTTGTTATCTCAGTTATGAGTGCGGCCTTTCCAGGAATTTTAGTTTACTTAGTTTTATGGTTAGTCATTCCGAAAAAACAGCCAGAACATATTGAAGGCTATAGCTCCTCCGTTCGAACAGTAAATGAAGAACGAGTACGTTAA
- a CDS encoding acyl-CoA dehydrogenase C-terminal domain-containing protein produces the protein MPAYKAPLHDIRFLMNEVLDYPAHYKTLSNGENADPDTVDMILEGAADYCENVLSPLNQSGDEEGCHFDNGEVTTPKGFKEAYDQFVMGGWQGLSYPEEFGGQGLPMSLNLIKSEMMGTANWSFTMYPGLSSGCMNTILQFGTDEQKQTYMPKLVEGTWSGTMCLTEPQCGTDLGQVKTKAEPQADGTYKISGTKIFISAGEHDLTENIIHIVLARLPDAPAGTRGISLFIVPKFIPTADSGIGERNTVTCGSIEHKMGIRASATAVLNFDNATGYLIGEVNKGLHAMFTFMNTARIGTAVQGIAHAELSFQGALPYAKDRMSMRALSGKKDPDKVADAIIHHADVRRLLLTQKAIAEGGRSMIYHAAKLADKMTDALTRGDQAAYEDYDDKLGFYTPILKGFLTELGLEAANNGMQVYGGHGYIKEWGMEQIARDARISTLYEGTTGIQALDLIGRKVLLSSKGKVVRDYTAEILKFCAAHARNKYLRRFAWDLTKLCAQWNTLTVRIMLAARKDRDIVSSASVDFLMFSGYVMMAYFWAQQAVIASEKLEAGDGAETPEFYKAKIKVADFYFDRMLPRTQGHAESMVTTSRTLTSLPVEHFSFDY, from the coding sequence ATGCCAGCATATAAAGCCCCGCTACATGATATTCGTTTCTTAATGAATGAAGTATTAGATTACCCTGCTCACTATAAAACTTTATCAAATGGTGAAAATGCAGATCCAGATACAGTTGATATGATTCTTGAAGGTGCGGCAGATTATTGTGAAAACGTATTGTCACCACTTAACCAATCTGGTGATGAAGAAGGTTGCCATTTTGACAACGGCGAAGTAACCACGCCTAAAGGCTTTAAAGAAGCTTATGACCAATTCGTAATGGGTGGTTGGCAAGGTCTTTCTTATCCAGAAGAATTTGGTGGTCAAGGCCTACCAATGTCATTAAATCTGATTAAATCGGAAATGATGGGTACTGCAAACTGGTCATTTACTATGTACCCTGGCCTAAGTTCAGGTTGTATGAATACTATCTTACAATTCGGTACTGATGAGCAAAAACAAACCTATATGCCTAAACTTGTTGAAGGAACTTGGAGCGGCACAATGTGCTTAACCGAACCTCAATGTGGTACGGACTTAGGTCAAGTTAAAACTAAAGCTGAACCTCAAGCAGATGGCACTTATAAAATCTCTGGTACAAAAATCTTCATTTCTGCCGGTGAACATGACTTAACTGAAAATATTATTCACATCGTCCTTGCACGTCTTCCAGATGCTCCTGCTGGTACTCGCGGTATTTCATTATTTATCGTGCCTAAATTCATCCCTACCGCTGATAGTGGTATCGGTGAACGTAATACAGTGACCTGTGGTTCAATCGAACACAAGATGGGTATCCGTGCTTCTGCAACTGCAGTACTCAACTTTGATAATGCAACTGGTTATTTAATCGGTGAAGTTAACAAAGGCTTACATGCAATGTTTACCTTCATGAACACAGCACGTATTGGTACTGCTGTTCAAGGTATTGCACACGCTGAGTTATCTTTCCAAGGTGCTTTACCTTATGCGAAAGATCGTATGTCTATGCGTGCACTTTCAGGCAAAAAAGATCCAGACAAAGTTGCTGATGCAATCATTCATCATGCTGACGTACGTCGCCTATTGTTGACTCAAAAAGCAATTGCTGAAGGTGGCCGTTCAATGATCTATCATGCTGCAAAACTTGCAGACAAAATGACAGATGCATTAACTCGTGGCGACCAAGCTGCTTACGAAGACTACGATGACAAACTTGGTTTCTACACCCCAATTTTGAAAGGTTTCTTGACTGAACTTGGTTTAGAAGCTGCAAATAACGGTATGCAAGTTTACGGCGGCCATGGCTACATTAAAGAATGGGGCATGGAACAAATCGCTCGTGATGCTCGTATCTCAACGCTATACGAAGGTACAACAGGCATTCAAGCACTTGACTTGATTGGTCGTAAAGTATTGCTTAGCTCAAAAGGCAAAGTGGTTCGTGACTATACTGCTGAAATCTTAAAATTCTGTGCTGCACACGCACGTAATAAATACTTACGTCGTTTTGCTTGGGACTTAACTAAGCTTTGTGCTCAGTGGAACACTTTAACTGTTCGTATCATGCTTGCTGCACGTAAAGACCGTGACATTGTATCTTCTGCCTCTGTAGACTTTTTAATGTTCTCTGGTTACGTGATGATGGCTTACTTCTGGGCTCAACAAGCAGTCATTGCTTCTGAGAAACTTGAAGCAGGTGACGGCGCAGAAACACCTGAATTCTATAAAGCAAAAATCAAAGTTGCGGACTTCTACTTTGACCGTATGTTACCTCGTACCCAAGGTCATGCAGAGTCAATGGTGACAACCTCTCGCACCTTAACATCATTACCAGTTGAACACTTCAGCTTCGACTACTAA
- the aroE gene encoding shikimate dehydrogenase: MTKQFAVIGNPIEQSRSPELHHAFAEKTGVDLDYQKRLAPLDGFEPSMRSFFANGGTGMNVTVPFKEQAFALCDVLTERAQIAKAVNTLWMQNGKLHGDNTDGQGLVAAIQALDWNLENTAILILGAGGATRGVIYPLVQAGAKKIVIANRTLARAEQLVDDLKAAVSQAQLQAISLNALEGNFDIVINATSASLSGDVLQLPENLEFKYAYEMAYGKPSSFLDQAKQRNVPYAEGFGMLVGQAIEAFYIWNGVRPELKDFL; the protein is encoded by the coding sequence ATGACCAAACAGTTTGCAGTAATTGGCAACCCAATCGAACAATCGCGCTCTCCTGAATTGCATCATGCCTTCGCTGAAAAAACAGGTGTTGACCTCGATTATCAAAAACGTCTTGCCCCTCTTGATGGTTTTGAACCGAGTATGCGTAGTTTCTTTGCAAATGGCGGCACTGGCATGAACGTTACCGTACCGTTTAAAGAACAGGCTTTTGCTTTGTGTGATGTGTTAACTGAACGTGCTCAGATTGCGAAAGCGGTTAATACATTATGGATGCAGAATGGCAAATTGCACGGCGATAATACTGATGGCCAAGGCTTAGTGGCCGCAATTCAAGCCTTAGACTGGAACCTAGAAAATACAGCTATTTTAATTTTAGGGGCTGGCGGTGCAACTCGTGGTGTTATTTACCCACTGGTACAGGCTGGCGCTAAAAAAATTGTGATTGCAAACCGCACTTTAGCGCGTGCTGAACAGCTGGTAGATGACTTAAAAGCAGCAGTTTCCCAAGCTCAATTACAAGCAATTTCTCTAAACGCGTTAGAAGGGAATTTTGACATTGTGATTAATGCAACTTCTGCAAGCCTTTCAGGTGACGTATTACAATTACCTGAAAATTTAGAGTTCAAATATGCCTATGAAATGGCTTACGGAAAACCATCTAGCTTCCTTGACCAAGCTAAACAACGCAATGTGCCTTATGCAGAAGGTTTTGGGATGTTAGTGGGTCAGGCCATTGAAGCTTTCTATATCTGGAATGGTGTGAGACCTGAATTAAAAGATTTTCTATAA